The proteins below come from a single Gossypium raimondii isolate GPD5lz chromosome 2, ASM2569854v1, whole genome shotgun sequence genomic window:
- the LOC128034582 gene encoding uncharacterized protein LOC128034582 → MTYEEEPIRILAREVKQLRNKEIALVKVLWQRHGMEEATWETEETMRKQYPNLFNATGENAWAPSSGVLPRGVPMGDDAPNEGFGDSDEHSNENEGIPPDEVPSNPSHEIPNRRKQTLGVVHGKGKKSSSSRKSSRNTLTTQIEKLCESMASPRKSVNEIIFPHSQYTISNAMDALRALGDEIPKRDELYYFATKMFQILVKREMF, encoded by the exons ATGACATACGAAGAAGAACCGATTCGAATCTTGGCACGAGAAGTGAAACAGttgagaaacaaagaaattgctttagtgaaagtgttatggcaaCGACATGGGATGGAAGAGGCAACATGGGAAACCGAGGAGACTATGAGGAAACAGTATCCCAACTTATTCaatg CCACTGGAGAGAACGCATGGGCACCTTCGTCTGGTGTTCTTCCACGTGGGGTTCCTATGGGAGATGATGCACCTAATGAGGGATTTGGTGATTCAGATGAACATAGTAACGAGAATGAAGGTATTCCCCCTGATGAGGTACCATCAAACCCTTCTCATGAAATCCCTAATCGAAGAAAGCAAACACTTGGGGTTGTACACGGTAAGGGAAAAAAGTCAAGTTCAAGtagaaaatcatcaagaaatacATTAACGACTCagattgagaaattgtgtgAGAGTATGGCTAGTCCAAGGAAGtcagtgaatgaaattatttttcctcacTCTCAATATACTATTTCAAATGCAATGGATGCTTTGCGTGCTTTGGGAGATGAAATTCCAAAAAGAGATGAACTGTACTATTTTGCCACCAAAATGTTCCAAATACTGGTGAAACGAGAAATGTTTTGA
- the LOC105789109 gene encoding probable E3 ubiquitin-protein ligase RHB1A, whose amino-acid sequence MGGCCCCCSSGGVEMSSAPAYYYYPQASDEHVPLSYHNVAASALSTGLLVNTNLEVSVPDAYRPPPAPMPFDAVVEPPQTSSVIQGIHNSKSNETLQTTNVNCSQGTVAVNTQETSIKSENTKEDCKAQSNTDIESLKGLEVDISKPVKSIVSTKEEEEDVCPTCLEEYDAENPKIISKCEHHFHLACILEWMERSDTCPVCDKEMIFDLLTD is encoded by the exons ATGGGTGGTTGTTGCTGCTGTTGCTCTTCTGGAGGAGTTGAAATGAGTAGTGCACCAGCATATTATTAT TACCCACAAGCCTCAGATGAGCATGTTCCTTTATCATATCACAATGTTGCTGCCTCTGCCCTCTCAACCGGGCTCCTGGTTAACACAAATCTGGAGGTATCTGTTCCTGATGCTTATAGACCTCCGCCTGCTCCAATGCCATTTGATGCAGTTGTAGAACCTCCTCAGACTTCTTCAGTGATCCAAGGAATTCATAACAGTAAGAGCAATGAAACATTGCAAACGACAAATGTAAATTGCAGTCAAGGAACAGTTGCTGTAAATACTCAAGAGACTTCTATAAAATCCGAGAACACAAAGGAAGACTGCAAAGCACAATCCAATACAGATATTGAATCCTTAAAGGGGCTAGAAGTTGATATTTCAAAACCAGTTAAATCAATTGTGTCCAcaaaggaggaggaggaggatgTTTGTCCCACCTGTTTGGAAG AGTATGATGcagaaaatccaaaaattatctCAAAATGCGAGCATCATTTTCACCTTGCATGTATTCTTGAATGGATGGAAAGAAGTGACACATGTCCTGTCTGTGATAAG GAAATGATATTCGACCTACTCACCGATTAG